From a single Vitis vinifera cultivar Pinot Noir 40024 chromosome 18, ASM3070453v1 genomic region:
- the LOC132253177 gene encoding disease resistance protein RUN1-like, whose amino-acid sequence LRSFPEILEDVENLRKLHLDGTAIEELPASIQYLRGLQCLNLADCTNLVSLPETICNLSSLKILDVSFCTKLEEFPENVRSLQCLECLHASGLNLSMDCFSSILAGIIQLSKLRVLDLSHCQRLLQVPELLPSLRVLEVHSCTCLETLSSPSSLLGFSLFKCFKSTIEEFECGFYWIKAIRVVISGNNGIPEWTSQQKKGSQITIELPMDWYRNNDFLGFAFYSVFTPIACDGLNCELNICGDQSECCDVDDVLFYSCRICGESSQMCVTCYPKVAINNQYWSNEWRRLKASFRSFDGTPVEVKEWGFHLIYTGDVINRNIPEDTSTDAQRSCDNPEATKRDHQTMIEYNDEQRSCDTRSAAEDANSNAQTSYDCTQCTEHSDSPMDTEY is encoded by the exons TTAAGGAGCTTTCCAGAAATCCTTGAGGATGTGGAAAATTTAAGAAAGCTTCATTTAGATGGAACTGCTATAGAAGAACTACCAGCGTCAATTCAATATTTAAGAGGGCTTCAATGTTTGAATCTTGCAGATTGCACCAACCTTGTGAGTCTTCCAGAGACCATTTGTAATTTGAGTTCTCTCAAAATTCTAGATGTCAGTTTCTGTACAAAACTTGAGGAATTTCCCGAGAACGTGAGGAGTTTGCAATGTTTAGAGTGTTTGCACGCTTCAGGTCTAAATCTAAGCATGGACTGTTTTAGTAGCATACTTGCAGGCATCATTCAACTTTCCAAACTGAGAGTCCTTGACTTGAGTCACTGCCAGAGGCTTCTACAAGTTCCAGAGCTTCTGCCAAGTTTACGAGTTCTAGAAGTCCACAGTTGCACATGCTTAGAAACTTTATCAAGTCCATCAAGTCTACTTGGTTTTTCTCTGTTCAAATGCTTTAAATCAACAATTGAG GAATTTGAATGCGGCTTCTATTGGATTAAGGCAATCAGAGTTGTAATTTCGGGAAATAATGGAATTCCAGAGTGGACAAGCCAGCAAAAAAAAGGGTCTCAAATAACAATAGAGCTTCCTATGGATTGGTACAGAAATAATGACTTCTTAGGATTTGCTTTCTACTCTGTTTTTACTCCTATTGCTTGTGATGGGTTGAATTGCGAACTCAATATCTGTGGTGATCAATCTGAATGCTGTGACGTGGATGATGTCCTGTTTTATAGCTGCCGAATTTGTGGTGAATCAAGTCAAATGTGTGTGACTTGTTATCCCAAGGTTGCTATTAACAACCAGTATTGGTCAAACGAATGGAGACGTTTGAAGGCTTCATTTCGTAGCTTTGACGGTACACCAGTCGAAGTGAAAGAGTGGGGGTTCCATCTTATATATACAGGTGATGTTATCAACAGAAACATCCCAGAAGATACCAGTACTGATGCTCAGAGAAGCTGTGACAACCCAGAAGCGACCAAGCGCGACCATCAGACAATGATAGAGTACAATGATGAGCAGAGAAGTTGTGATACCAGATCAGCAGCAGAAGATGCTAATTCTAATGCACAAACAAGCTATGACTGTACACAGTGCACTGAGCATAGCGATTCTCCAATGGACACAGAATATTGA